ACCTTCTTTCGCGAACAATACACGAGCCCGTGCTCCGTCAGGAGCCGGGCGAATGCGTGAGCGGTGAGAGCGTTCTGGGAGAGAATTGAACCCGGGAAGGCGCGCACAGCGAGCGAATGCGAGCGAGCACGCCTTCATTCGGTTCAATTCTCGCACCCGGACCTTCTCAGTACACTCGAACCGGTGAGCGGCTGGTCCGTCAGGACCGCCGCGAACCGTTCGATCGGCGATGTGCAAGCCGAAGTGCGAGATTGAATCACGCGAGACGAGCAGAATCGAGTCTCGCCATCGGGTTCAATTCTCGCACCCGGATTTCCCGACGAGCAAAGCGAGGAGTGGAACAGTCGCCGGGAACAGAATCTGCCGCTGGTAGGCGATTTCCGGCCCGTCACGCAACCCTTATTCAAACCGCCGACCAAGAACGATGGGACATTAGCTGCCATGGATCACGAGCCACGTCGGCGATTCCGTGACGAACGGGGCCACACCCCCGGGCCAGGAGACCCTCCCGGTGGACAGCAGAACCGTCACAGAACGGCCGAGAGAGGACTCATATGAATCAATCGGGAGGGGGAACCCCGACACAAATCTATCCGCTGGTCGGGGACGAGGGGGTGCGGACAGCCCTCGAAGCGGCGGTCGAATCGACGGAGCGGTTTGGGCTCGTCGAACCAGACTCGGATCTGGAGGGATCGTTCGACCTGCTGGTGGTCGACGAAACGGAACTTGCGAATCGACGGCCGGAACTCGAAGCAAAACGCGAGGCCGCAGGCTTCGAATCCCGACCGACGCTCCTGCTCGTCTCCGAGTCACAATCCGGCACACGGAACATCCCCGAGCCGAGATCCGAGCCGATCGACGACGTGCTGGTGCTGCCGATCGAGCCGAACGAACTCGCCTGGCGACTCGGGAGTCTCTTCCAGTCGGCCGGGAGCCAGGACAAGCAAGAGCACAACGAACTGGGTCGAAGCAGGCAGTACGAGTACGCCGTCGAGGGGGCGACGGACATGCTCGCAGCGGCCGACACCGAAGGGCGGCTCCTGTTCGCGAACGCGCAGTACCGAGAGTTCCACGGACTCGAACGAGGAGCCGTCGCGGGGACGCCACTCCAGTCGGTCCTCGGCGAATCGGACTACACGGAATTGCAGCCGCGGTTCGATCGCGTCCTCCAGGGCGAACGGGTCCAGTACGGGATGAAACGGGTGCGAGCCGACGGCGAGCGCCGGGCGATCGAGTCCTCGATGTCGCCCATGGAGGACCAGAAAGGCGAGATCGTCGGGGTCGTTTCGGCCATCCGAGACGTGACCGAACGGCAGGCGAATCTGGACGAGATCAAGCGACTCTCCGAGTACCGGCGGGTCGTCTCGGCGGTCAACCACGAGCTGGTCAGGGCCGGGCCGGACGAGGAGATCCTGCCCGAGATCGTCGACGTGCTGGCCACTAGTGACCTGTTCGGCTGCACGTTTCTCGCGCTCGTCGAGGGGAACGAAATCGAGTTCCTCTGCCAGGAAGGCAGCGATATCGCCACCCCCGAGATAGAACGCCTCCACTCCGAGGCCTACATCGAGGCCGTCTTCGAGGCCGGAACGCTCCGGATGGACGACGTGACACAGCCCCCCTTCCAGCAGCATGAGCCGGACACCGAGTCCCACAGCGGCGTGGCGATCGCGATCAGCCACGACGATCGTCGGTATGGCATCCTCACCGTTCACTTTCCGCCGGGCCAGCCCCCCACCGATCGGGAGGTCGACCTGCTCGAAGAGTTGGCCGGGGACCTCGGGCTGGCCCTCCACGATCAGGAGTTAGAGACGGATCTGGCGACCTTCGAGGAGATCGTCCAGCGCATCGAGGACCCGATCATGCTCCAGGACCGGGCCGGGAACTTCCAGGTCATCAACGAGACGCTGACCGAGTACGCCAACATGTCCGCCGAGGCCCTCTATGGACAGGACGAGTTCGCGTTCATGGACGAACAGACGGCCACCGAGATCGCACGCCACAAAGCCGAAGTGATCCACGGCAACGAACCACGGACCTACGAGGTCGAGCCGAGCTTTCCGAACCGCGGGAATCGGACCTTCCGGACGACCCGCTACCCACACTACGACGAGGACGGCGAGATCGACGGCACGGTCGCGATCTGTCGGGACGTGACCGGCATTCGAGAGCGGGAGCGACAGCTCCAGGTCTTCGACCGGGTGCTACGGCACAACCTGCACAACGAGATGAACGTCGTCCTCGGTCACGCCGAAACCATCGCGAACACGGCCGAGGGCGAGATCGCGGCCGCCGCCCGTCGGATCGAGGCCGCCGGGGAGACGTTAGTCGAACTCGCCGACAAGGAACGGCAGATCGTCGAACTCCTCGAACGTCGGGAACCACGGCGGGTCACCGACGTCGGCCAAATCGTCGAGACCGTCGTCGAGAACCTGCGAGCGAACCATCCCACGGCCCGGATCAACCTCGATGTGCCAGCCCAACTGCGCGCCGTCACGACTCCCTGTATCGAGGACGCCATTCACGAGGTCATCGAGAACGCCATCATCCACACGACGGACCGAACACCCGAAATCGAGGTGCGGGCGGTTCGGGACGGCAAGCGTGTGACGCTGCGGGTCGCGGACAACGGCCCCGGCATCCCCGAGATGGACCGGCAGGTGCTCGAAGGCGCGGAAATCACGCCTCTCATACACGGGAGCGGATTGGGACTCTGGCTGGTAAACCACGTCGTCAGCGAATCCCAGGGAACGCTCAACTTCCAGGAGCGAGCGCCACGCGGGAGCATCGTCGAAATCACCCTCCCGGGCGCGGAGTGATCGATCACCAGCGTGGAGCCTCTGGAGACTCTTCGGCGAATCGCTCTTTGACCGCCGCACCGCGCTGACTCGGGTTTCCGCCACTGGACTTGATGATTTCGAAGGCCGTCATCAGGTCGGTCCGCGAGATGAGGCCGGCCAGTTCGTTGTGGTCGTCGACGACCAGTAGCCGCCCGATCTTCTCCTGCTGCATGCGTTCGAGGGCCGTCGCCGCGTTCGCGTGCACCTCGACCGAGTGGAGGTCGGTCGTCATCACGTCCGCGACCCGATGGGCGTCCCGCTCGACGGGATCGATCTGCCGGGCATCCGAAAGAGTCACCACGCCGACGATCTCCTCGCTCCGTTCGACCGGGAAGCCAGTATGACGCTCGCGGAACATCTTCTCGACGAGGTCGGCCACCGTCGTTTCGGGCTCCACCGTCGAGACCGATTCGGCAGGGGTCATGATGTCCGCCACCGTCACACCCTCGAACGCCGCCTTGAGCGTGGTCTGCTGGGACTCCCCGGCAGCGCCGATGTAGATGAAAAAGGCGATACCGATGAGGATGATGTTCCCACCGAACAGTCCGGCGATTCCCATGAGGATCGCCACGCCCTTGCCGACTTCAGCGGCCAGTCGGGTCGCGCGGGCAAACGAACGCTTGCGGGCCAAAAGCGCCCGGAGGACCCGACCTCCGTCCATCGGGAAGCCCGGAAGCATGTTGAAGACCGCCAGCGCGATGTTGATCAGCGCCAGGTAGGCCAACAGGAAGAGGAGCACGTCCGGGCCCATCGGGAGCAACACGAGCACGATCCAGAGGCCCACACCCAGCCCGACACTTACGATCGGGCCGGCGATGGCGATCAGCAGTTCGGTTCGCCAGTCCTCGGGCTGCTCGGAGAGCTGGGCGATGCCGCCCAGAAACCAGAGCGTGATCGACTCGATCGGAAAGCCATAATGCATCGCCACGAGCGCGTGGCCGAACTCGTGGAGGAGCACGCCGGCAAAGAGCCCGATGGCGGCTGCCATACCAACGAGCGCGGGCATCGAGCCCGCCGTGAGGACCGCCGCGTCGAGCTCGAGCCCCCAGAGCTGGTTGAGGAGCGCGACCAGCTCGCCAACCTGCGAGCCGATGAGCCACGCGAAAATCGGCAACACGAGGAGAAACGTGATGTTCAGTTTGACCGGGATGCCGAAGGCACTCCCAATCTTGAAGCTGCGCATACCCCAGTATTCACGGCGCGTGCGGTTAAATACCAATGCTGGTATAGTCCTCGCCGACAAATGCAGGGCTATGCCGGAACCAGTCATCAGACACCCCGAAGAGATCGAGTACGAACCCCAGTCCGCTGCCGACGGCCTCAAGAAGGGCGTTCTAATCGGTGCGGCCCAGGACGCCCCCAACTTCCGCATGCGACGGTTCACCCTCGACCCGGGTGAGACCGTCCCGAAGCACACGAACGCGGTCGAACACGAGCAGTACGTCCTCGAGGGCGAGTACGTCGTCGGTCTGCGCGAGGACGGCACCGACACCGAGTACGAGATCGGACCCGGCGATTCACTCCTGATCCCCGCTGGAACGGTCCACTGGTACCGAAACACCGGGGACACCCAGGCCGCGTTCATCTGTGCCGTGCCGAACGGCGAGGACGAGATCCAGCTGGTCGAGTAGAGCCGAGGTGCTGAAATACCCCCGACTCCGTAGGCCGGGCCGTGTCCCGGCAGGCAACACACGTCGAGACGCTGTTCCTCCACGAACGCCAGGGCGACTACCTCGTGGTCGCCCAGCGGGACGGCGAGCGGCTGTTCCGGGCGACACTCGACCTGAAGGAAACCGCCGCCGGCCCCCGCCCAGCCCGCTTTCGCATCAAGGGCGACCACGACGAGGAGCCCCGGGCCCCCGAAGAGTTCGTCGAGATCGCCCGGCGCGCAGAGCGCATTCGCATCTCCCAACAGACCTCCGCCCGCGGACGGGCGGAACTGGAGGAGATGCTGGACGGCTATCAACTGGACGCCAAGGCCGTCCGAACCTGTCGACTCTGTTCGAATCAGTGGCGTTACTCCCCGATCACCACCGACACCGCGGTCAAATCCGGGAGCGAGTACATCTGTCGGGAGTGTGCGGTCCGCGAACTGGAGCGTGAACTCTCCTTCTCCGGGGGATTCTCCGGGGCCGCCGAGGCCCGCCTCGAAGAGCTCCTCTTCGAGGTCGGGGACCTCGATCGGATCGTCGATCTCCTCCAGGGCGAACTCGATCCCGACCTGACGAAGTTCGACGAGATCTCGGCGACGACCGAGGACATCGAGGACGTGCCGGTCACAGACCTGGATCTGCATCCCGACCTACAGAACATTCTCGAAGGCCGGTTCGACACGCTGCTGCCGGTACAGAGCCTGGCCGTCGAAAACGGGTTACTCGGCGGCGAGGACCAGCTCGTGGTCTCGGCGACCGCGACGGGCAAGACCCTCGTGGGCGAGCTGGCCGGCGTCGACCGGCTGCTCAAAGGGAAGGGAAAGATGCTCTTTCTGGTTCCGCTCGTGGCCCTGGCCAACCAGAAGGAGGAGGACTTCGAGGCCGACTACGGCCACCTGGCCGACGTGACGATCCGGGTCGGCGCGAGTCGGATCCGCGAGGACGGCATCGCCTTCGAACCCGACGCGGACATCATCGTCGGCACCTACGAGGGCATCGACCACGCCCTGCGGACGGGGCGTGACCTGGGCAACATCGGCACCGTCGTCATCGACGAGGTCCACATGCTCCAGGACCCCGAACGGGGCCACCGCCTCGACGGGCTCATCTCGCGGCTCAAACACTACACCGAGACCCGAGCACGGGGCGCGGGGGACACCCAGTGGATCTACCTCTCGGCGACGGTCGGGAACGTGGGCAAACTGGGCGAGGTACTGGAGGCGACACCGATCGAGTTCGAGGAGCGCCCAGTCCCGATCGAGCGCCACGTCACCTTCGCCGACAACCAGGAGAAACCCCGGATCGAGAACAAACTCGTCCGGCGGGAGTTCGATCACACCTCCTCGATGGGGTATCACGGCCAGACGATCATCTTCACCAACTCCCGGCGGCGCTGTCACGAGATCAGCCGCCGGCTGGATTACGCCTCCGCGCCCTACCACGCGGGCCTGGATTACGGCAAGCGCAAGCAGGTCGAGCGGGAGTTCGCCGATCAGGATCTGGCGGCCGTCGTGACCACCGCCGCCCTGGCCGCGGGGGTGGACTTCCCGGCCTCCCAGGTGATCTTCGACTCGCTGGCGATGGGCATCGAGTGGCTCTCGGTCCAGGAGTTCGAGCAGATGCTCGGCCGGGCGGGCCGCCCCGACTACCACGACCGCGGTCGGGTCTATCTCCTGGTCGAACCCGACGCCGTCTACCACGGGTCGATGGAGCGCACGGAGGACGAGGTCGCGTTTACCCTCCTCAAAGGCGAGATGGAGGACGTGGTGGCTCACTACGACGCTGACGCCGCCATCGCGGAGACGCTGGCGAACGTCACGGTCGGCGGGTCGGCCGCAAAGCGACTCAACGACCGGATGCTCGGGGAGATTCCCACGAAGCAGGCCCTCTCGAAGCTCATCGAGTACGGGTTCATCGACGGCCTGGAGCCGACCCCGCTGGGTCGGGCGGTCACCACTCACTTCCTCCAGCCCGACGCGGCGTTCACGATCCTGGATCACGTCCGCAAGGGGACTGACCCCTACGACATCGTCGCGGATCTCGAACTGCTCGACGAGGAAACTTAGAGGAACGCAAGGCCGGCCGCAGCGGGGCCGAACAGGATCCCGAAGTACGCGAGCAGCAGCACCAAGATTGCCCCGGGAATCCCGCCGATGGCCACGACCAGGACGACGATTGGCGTGATTGCCACCTCGAACCCGAGGACGCCCGCAACCAGCAGGACCAACAGTCCCAGGACGGCGTTGATGATGAAGGGTTTCAGCGCGCGGAGCACCAGGTAGGCCGCGATCACGGCGACCGCGACCGCGAGCAGCAAGCCGAGTTCGATGGGAGTCGCCATGGCTCAGTCAAGGTGTCCCGGGGGAAAGTGTCTATCGTCGGTTTGGGCGATTGGCGCCGAGTTCACCCGATTTTGCCCGGCTGGAGCGAAACCCTCTTTTGGCCACCCGGAGTAATGCGGGCAAGGGACCGTAGGGTAGCTTGGTATCCTTCGAGCTTTGGGTGCTCGTGACCCCGGTTCAAATCCGGGCGGTCCCACTTTTCCGACATCCACCGACGAGGACCGCGTAGCGTGTCCGAAGTCGTGGATTCGCGGTCGTGGTGGGACCATCCCGGATTTGAACCCAGGAAACCGAGCGAGGGACGAGCGAGGTTTGCGCTGGTTCAAATCCGGGCGGCCCCCGTTTCGACGAACGCAGTGAGGAGAAACAGGGGCCTCGTCGTGGAGCGAAGCGGAACGACGGCGGTCCCATGGACCTTTTTCATCGTCGGGTGCGCTTCGCGCACCACTCCTCGAAAAATCTCCACCAAAAAAGCTCGTCGCTCACTGCGTTCGCTCCGAGTGAACCGCCTCGCTCCGCTCGGCGGATGCAACTCCACCCACTTTTCGACGAACAAAGTGAGGAGAAACAGAGGCCTCGTCGTGGAGCGAAGCGAAACGACGGCGGTCCCATGGACCTTTTT
This region of Halodesulfurarchaeum sp. HSR-GB genomic DNA includes:
- a CDS encoding PAS domain-containing protein, giving the protein MNQSGGGTPTQIYPLVGDEGVRTALEAAVESTERFGLVEPDSDLEGSFDLLVVDETELANRRPELEAKREAAGFESRPTLLLVSESQSGTRNIPEPRSEPIDDVLVLPIEPNELAWRLGSLFQSAGSQDKQEHNELGRSRQYEYAVEGATDMLAAADTEGRLLFANAQYREFHGLERGAVAGTPLQSVLGESDYTELQPRFDRVLQGERVQYGMKRVRADGERRAIESSMSPMEDQKGEIVGVVSAIRDVTERQANLDEIKRLSEYRRVVSAVNHELVRAGPDEEILPEIVDVLATSDLFGCTFLALVEGNEIEFLCQEGSDIATPEIERLHSEAYIEAVFEAGTLRMDDVTQPPFQQHEPDTESHSGVAIAISHDDRRYGILTVHFPPGQPPTDREVDLLEELAGDLGLALHDQELETDLATFEEIVQRIEDPIMLQDRAGNFQVINETLTEYANMSAEALYGQDEFAFMDEQTATEIARHKAEVIHGNEPRTYEVEPSFPNRGNRTFRTTRYPHYDEDGEIDGTVAICRDVTGIRERERQLQVFDRVLRHNLHNEMNVVLGHAETIANTAEGEIAAAARRIEAAGETLVELADKERQIVELLERREPRRVTDVGQIVETVVENLRANHPTARINLDVPAQLRAVTTPCIEDAIHEVIENAIIHTTDRTPEIEVRAVRDGKRVTLRVADNGPGIPEMDRQVLEGAEITPLIHGSGLGLWLVNHVVSESQGTLNFQERAPRGSIVEITLPGAE
- a CDS encoding CBS domain-containing protein; protein product: MRSFKIGSAFGIPVKLNITFLLVLPIFAWLIGSQVGELVALLNQLWGLELDAAVLTAGSMPALVGMAAAIGLFAGVLLHEFGHALVAMHYGFPIESITLWFLGGIAQLSEQPEDWRTELLIAIAGPIVSVGLGVGLWIVLVLLPMGPDVLLFLLAYLALINIALAVFNMLPGFPMDGGRVLRALLARKRSFARATRLAAEVGKGVAILMGIAGLFGGNIILIGIAFFIYIGAAGESQQTTLKAAFEGVTVADIMTPAESVSTVEPETTVADLVEKMFRERHTGFPVERSEEIVGVVTLSDARQIDPVERDAHRVADVMTTDLHSVEVHANAATALERMQQEKIGRLLVVDDHNELAGLISRTDLMTAFEIIKSSGGNPSQRGAAVKERFAEESPEAPRW
- a CDS encoding cupin domain-containing protein; the encoded protein is MPEPVIRHPEEIEYEPQSAADGLKKGVLIGAAQDAPNFRMRRFTLDPGETVPKHTNAVEHEQYVLEGEYVVGLREDGTDTEYEIGPGDSLLIPAGTVHWYRNTGDTQAAFICAVPNGEDEIQLVE
- a CDS encoding DEAD/DEAH box helicase; the encoded protein is MSRQATHVETLFLHERQGDYLVVAQRDGERLFRATLDLKETAAGPRPARFRIKGDHDEEPRAPEEFVEIARRAERIRISQQTSARGRAELEEMLDGYQLDAKAVRTCRLCSNQWRYSPITTDTAVKSGSEYICRECAVRELERELSFSGGFSGAAEARLEELLFEVGDLDRIVDLLQGELDPDLTKFDEISATTEDIEDVPVTDLDLHPDLQNILEGRFDTLLPVQSLAVENGLLGGEDQLVVSATATGKTLVGELAGVDRLLKGKGKMLFLVPLVALANQKEEDFEADYGHLADVTIRVGASRIREDGIAFEPDADIIVGTYEGIDHALRTGRDLGNIGTVVIDEVHMLQDPERGHRLDGLISRLKHYTETRARGAGDTQWIYLSATVGNVGKLGEVLEATPIEFEERPVPIERHVTFADNQEKPRIENKLVRREFDHTSSMGYHGQTIIFTNSRRRCHEISRRLDYASAPYHAGLDYGKRKQVEREFADQDLAAVVTTAALAAGVDFPASQVIFDSLAMGIEWLSVQEFEQMLGRAGRPDYHDRGRVYLLVEPDAVYHGSMERTEDEVAFTLLKGEMEDVVAHYDADAAIAETLANVTVGGSAAKRLNDRMLGEIPTKQALSKLIEYGFIDGLEPTPLGRAVTTHFLQPDAAFTILDHVRKGTDPYDIVADLELLDEET
- a CDS encoding pro-sigmaK processing inhibitor BofA family protein; this encodes MATPIELGLLLAVAVAVIAAYLVLRALKPFIINAVLGLLVLLVAGVLGFEVAITPIVVLVVAIGGIPGAILVLLLAYFGILFGPAAAGLAFL